AGCTCGACCTGGCGGCCGCCGCCCTGGGGCTGGACCCGGTGGAGATCCGCCGGCGCAACGCGGTGCGCACCGGCGACACCACCCCGACCCAGAGCAAGATCTTCAAGATGGACAGCCTGGCCACCATCGAGGCCGTGGCCGAGGCCAGCCGGTTCCGGGAGAAGTGGGGGAAGCTGCCCAAGTGGCGCGGCATCGGGATCGGCTGCGTGAGCGTGATGAGCGGGTTCCCCATGGGCATCCGGGGCGGATCCGCGGCCATGGTGAAGTTCGACGAGGACGCGGGGGTGACCGTGATCTCCGGGGTGGTGGACAACGGCCAGGGCAACGAGAACGTGGTGCTGCAGATCGCGGCCGAGGCCCTGGGCGTGGCCCCCGACGCGATCCAGCTGGTGGCCTCGGACACCGAGGTCACCCCCATCGACCAGGGCGCCTACTCCCAGGCCACCACGTTGTGCAGCGGCAACGCCGTGCGCCTGGCCTGCGAGGACGCCCGGCGCCAGATCTTCGAGATCGCCTCGGACATGCTGGAGGCGGCCGCGGAGGACCTGGAGCTGGAGGACGGCAAGGTGTACGTGCGGGGCTCCCCGTCCCGGGCCGTGCCGCTGCGCAACGTGATCCGCATGGGGCTGCTCAAAGGCAAGAACGTCATCGGCCACGGCAGCTTCGGCCCCAACGTGGACCAGACCCGCGAGTGGATCAAGAACCCCACGGGGCAGCTCGCGGCCGCGTTCAGCTACGGCAGCGCCGTGGTGGAGGTGGAGGTGGACCCGGAGACCGGGTTCGTCCGGGTGCTCGACGCCTGGGTGGCCCACGACTGCGGGAAGGCCATCAACCCCAAGGAGGTGGAGGGCCAAATGGAGGGCGGCCTCGCCATGGGGGGCCACGGCGGCATCCTGCTGGAGGCCTGCAAGTGGCACGAGGGAGCCAACCTGAACCCCGACTTCCTGGGGTACAAGGTGCCGCTCGCGCCCGACATGCCGCCCATCCACCCCTTCATCGTCGAGTCCGAGGATCCGTTCGGGCCGTTCGGGGCCAAGGAGGGCGGGTTGTCCATCTCCATGTGCACGGCCCAGGCCTACTCCAACGCCATTGCCAACGCCATCGGCACCCACATCCGGGAGTTCCCCCACACCCCCGACCGGGTGCTCGAGGCGATCGAGAAAAGGGCCGTGACGGGTGATCCGTGACGGGTGACGAGGTCACTAAGACGTGCAAACGTATTGCCAGGGTACGGGGTGGGGGCCTGGTTCCGGCCGGGCGCGAGTGCGGCATCCGATCGCCGCGCCTTCTCATGCCGCCGCTTGCCCGTCGGTCCAGGCCACGATAGCGGAACTCTTGGGATGCGGAGGCGATCCGGACGTTCGGAGGGCGCGGCGAGCTAAGGGGCCGCACCCGGCGCTCCACCAGACCCCCACCCCGCCGACGAAAATGGGACAGTGATCCGTGACGGGTGACGGGCCGGCCGCCCCGCTACGATTCACGATTTACGATTTACGGCTTCTTAGCCTTCCATCCAAAAGGACCGACATGAAAGCGAAGTCCATCGACCACATCTGTTTCGCGGTGCGCAACCTGGACGAGGCCGTGGCCCGGTACCGGGACGTGCTGGGCCTGGAGCCCGACGGCGTGTACACCGCCGAGTCCGAGAAGATCCGGGTGGCCCGGTACTACCTGGGCGAGGTGGCCGTGGAGCTGATGGAGCCCACCGATCCGGACAGCGACGTGGGGCGGTTCCTCGAGAAGCGCGGCGAGGGGTTCTTCCTGATCTCGTACCGGGTGGACGACGTGGAGGAGGGCCTCCGGGAGCTCGAGTCCAAGGGGTACCCCCTGATCGACCGCAAGCCCCGGGAGCTCATGGGCAACCGCTACGCCTTCATCCTGCCCCCGGCCCGGATGAACGGCACCCTGGTCGAGATCCTGGATGGGGAGTTCGAAGGGTATCCGGAACGCTGAACATGTTCTCGTCTGTCGATTCCATCGTCGAGCGTCTGGGTCGGGAGCAGTACGTGGCCGACCGGGCCCTGGGCACCATCCTGTACCTGAGCCAGGCGCTGGGGAAGCCCCTGTTCCTGGAGGGGGAGCCCGGCGTGGGCAAGACCCGGCTCGCCGTGGTCCTGGCCCGGGCCCTCGACACGCCCCTGATCCGGCTCCAGTGCTACGAGGGGCTCGACGCCTCCACGGCCCTGTACGAGTGGAACTACCCGCGCCAGATCCTGGAGATCAAGCTGCAGGAGACCTGCGGCGAGCGGTCCCAGATCGCCCGCACCATCTTCAGCGAGGAGTTCCTGATCCAACGGCCCATCCTCCAGGCCCTGCGCCACCCCGGCCCCCGGCCGGCCGTGCTCCTGATCGACGAGCTGGACCGGGCCGACGAGGAGTTCGAGGCGTTTCTGCTGGAGGTGCTCGACGAGTTTCAGGTGACGATCCCCGAGCTGGGCACGATCCGGGCGGCGGTGAAGCCGCTGGTGATCTTGACCTCCAACCGCACCCGCGAGGTGCACGACGCCCTGAAGCGCCGGTGCCTGTACCACTGGATCGACTACCCGGACTTCGACAAGGAGTACGCCATCGTCAAGGCCCACCTGCCGGACATCGAGGACGATCTCGCGGCCCAGGTGTGCCGGTTCGTGGAGAGGATCCGCACCGAGGAGTTCCTGAAGCGGCCCGGGGTGGCCGAGACCCTGGACTGGGCCGCGGCCCTGCTGGCCCTGAACCGCCACGCCCTCGACGAGGAGGTGGTGGAGGCCACGATGGGGTGCATCTTCAAGAACCAGCAGGACATCCTGCTGTTCCGCAACGCGGTGTGGGGCGACCACGAGAAACGGGCCGAGTACCTGCGCCAGGTCAAGGCGGCGATGTGTTAGGGAAGGCGAGAAAGCTAGGAGGCTGGGAAGCTGTGAGGCTGGAGGGCGCCGGGCCCGGCAGATTGCCCAGGGCCACCGTGGGTAGGAGCGACCTCCCGGTCGCGATCCCGGGCCGCGAGGCCCGTCGGGGAGTTGTCGCGGCCTGGAGGCCGCTCCCACAGGCGAGGGGGAGCGAGTACGCTGGGAACCGAAGCCGCCCGCCGCCTAGCTGCCTAGCGGGCCGAAGGCCCAAAGTTGTTTCCATTTTTTGAGTTCGTGGATCATTGGGAGGAGAACGAGACGATGAGACGAACACCCTCTTGACTCCATGACCCGACCCCACAGCCCACCTCCTGACGCCGGCATGGCAGGCCACGTCCTCGCCTTTGCCCGGCTGTGCAAGCGCTCCGGCCTGCCGGCCCACCCGGCCGCGGCCGTGGACGCGTGCCGCGCCCTCAGCCTGCTGGGGGTGGGCGATCCCCGCAGCGTGTACTGGGCCCTGCGGGCCCTGCTCGTCTCCTCCCCCGACCAGATCCCGGTCTTCGACCGCCTGTTCCACGCCTACTGGGAGTCCGGCTCCCTGCCGGAGGAGCCCCCCCCGCAACCGCCGTGCGAACGTCCGTCGGCCCGCCCGGGCCAGGGCTCGGCCGGCGGCGAGGGCGAGTCT
This is a stretch of genomic DNA from Deferrisoma camini S3R1. It encodes these proteins:
- a CDS encoding xanthine dehydrogenase family protein molybdopterin-binding subunit, translating into MSRYIGQSLPRRDARLKATGEARFTADLSLPFMLHAAVLRSPYPHARIVRLDTSRAERLPGVKAVLTARDTSGVKWGVFRYTRDQEFLAREKVRYVGEEVAAVAAESEDIAREALELIEVEYEILPAVFDPLSAVADDAPRIHDHAERNINIHVPIHVGDVDRAFDECDYVHTERTVSEEESYFMTEPYAVLAHCDRQGTVEVWMPNASPHTKAKGLANALGLPVSKVHVRHVFVGGAFGGRSDMFPGEYIAARLSQMTQRPVKLVYTREENSIAVRQGHSMVVESTFGFKRDGTLHAVDVTAYMDGGAYSSTGPIATSVPFLCFEQTYRVPNVRYNGYRVYTNKPIRGMIRTHGRAWACNVDMQLDLAAAALGLDPVEIRRRNAVRTGDTTPTQSKIFKMDSLATIEAVAEASRFREKWGKLPKWRGIGIGCVSVMSGFPMGIRGGSAAMVKFDEDAGVTVISGVVDNGQGNENVVLQIAAEALGVAPDAIQLVASDTEVTPIDQGAYSQATTLCSGNAVRLACEDARRQIFEIASDMLEAAAEDLELEDGKVYVRGSPSRAVPLRNVIRMGLLKGKNVIGHGSFGPNVDQTREWIKNPTGQLAAAFSYGSAVVEVEVDPETGFVRVLDAWVAHDCGKAINPKEVEGQMEGGLAMGGHGGILLEACKWHEGANLNPDFLGYKVPLAPDMPPIHPFIVESEDPFGPFGAKEGGLSISMCTAQAYSNAIANAIGTHIREFPHTPDRVLEAIEKRAVTGDP
- a CDS encoding VOC family protein; this translates as MKAKSIDHICFAVRNLDEAVARYRDVLGLEPDGVYTAESEKIRVARYYLGEVAVELMEPTDPDSDVGRFLEKRGEGFFLISYRVDDVEEGLRELESKGYPLIDRKPRELMGNRYAFILPPARMNGTLVEILDGEFEGYPER
- a CDS encoding AAA family ATPase — translated: MFSSVDSIVERLGREQYVADRALGTILYLSQALGKPLFLEGEPGVGKTRLAVVLARALDTPLIRLQCYEGLDASTALYEWNYPRQILEIKLQETCGERSQIARTIFSEEFLIQRPILQALRHPGPRPAVLLIDELDRADEEFEAFLLEVLDEFQVTIPELGTIRAAVKPLVILTSNRTREVHDALKRRCLYHWIDYPDFDKEYAIVKAHLPDIEDDLAAQVCRFVERIRTEEFLKRPGVAETLDWAAALLALNRHALDEEVVEATMGCIFKNQQDILLFRNAVWGDHEKRAEYLRQVKAAMC